The Spirochaetota bacterium sequence AGATTATGAATATATAACATTAAGTATATATGTCAAATTTTGACAAAAGTGAAGTAGTTCCTGTCTCCTTCTTGAAGGAGGGGATGATTTTGAACGGAAACATATACGATATGAATGGAGGATTTCTTTGGCCTGCCAAAGTCCCTGTAAAGAAAGAATTCATTGACAATTTAATAGCACTTGGTATAACACAATTAACATACAGACCTATATCGCCTGATATTTCGCTCTCAAAACAATCAGTAGAGAACCCGATGATATCTGAGGTAACACAGAAGAAGATATATGATAGCTTCTCAAGTGTTGTCTTTGATATAACCAATAGCAAGATGCCGAATACGGAAAAGGTGAAAGAATCCGTTGATGAAGTTGCGAAAGAGATAAAACTCGGAGTAGGTAAAACAATAAACTTACTTGACCTTAAAGGACATGATACCTACAGTTACGTACACGCAGTTAATGTTAGCATTCTATCATCATTCATAGCAACTAAACTAGGAATGTCAATTGATAAAGTATGTGCAGTAGGTGTTGGGGGATTGTTGATAGATATAGGTAAGATAAAGATACCTGTTTCAATACTCAACAAAAAAGACCCACTATCGCAGTTTGAGATAGATACCATAAAAAGACATC is a genomic window containing:
- a CDS encoding HD-GYP domain-containing protein, which produces MSNFDKSEVVPVSFLKEGMILNGNIYDMNGGFLWPAKVPVKKEFIDNLIALGITQLTYRPISPDISLSKQSVENPMISEVTQKKIYDSFSSVVFDITNSKMPNTEKVKESVDEVAKEIKLGVGKTINLLDLKGHDTYSYVHAVNVSILSSFIATKLGMSIDKVCAVGVGGLLIDIGKIKIPVSILNKKDPLSQFEIDTIKRHPVIGYQILKDTTGIDEISKRIVLMHHEQIDGKGYPLGVDGSKIDIYTKMVSICDSFDAMTTDRPYRPALPVRVAIEEILKMAGTKYDEEISLRFSIEISKMYKIQSPISEGSVVELTTNEIGIVKRLHSEYDISPEMVICISQNGTPLRNPISVDLTKDATGRKIKRVIFDVATIMKVRSVVKN